Below is a window of Caldicellulosiruptoraceae bacterium PP1 DNA.
AAACCAGATGTATTTGCTTCCGAATTTTTAATGCCAGAAGATTATGTAAAAGAAGTATTTTATAAAATCGTTAATGTAGATAAAGATAGTGTTTTGCCTAGGCATATCATTAGAATGCACAATTTTTTTAAAGTAAGTTACAAGGCTATGTTAAAAAGGCTTATACAACTTGATTTATGTTCTCCTGACAAATATGAGGAACTTTTAGAAATCTGTTCACTGGAAAATGCAGAACAACTCCAAGCTTTAACCAGAAGAGAAGGATATAGTATAGATTTGATTACACCATCAAGAGTAACATATGTACCCAAAGAATATATTGAGTTTATAAAAACCAACTACGAAAGAGGGAATATCTCATACAAGAACATGAAATACTGCTTTGAATTTATCGGACTGACTCCTGAACAATTTGGATATGAGTATCCAAAGGAAGAGGATTTTTAACATGAAATATACAGGTGCTATTTCTGATGCTGATATTCTTATTAATTTAGCCGAGGTGAACAGATTAGATATTCTTG
It encodes the following:
- a CDS encoding ImmA/IrrE family metallo-endopeptidase; this translates as MLKLQKNKLNLPEESFRLQIKDLAEDVRIKFARKGLSDIFDIISEAAFLIRKPLDIDELSGFSTYFEGQFIIYLNSNFTLGHERYTGAHELYHLIYDADILKKEKIFIDNTKHKEEDTKPDVFASEFLMPEDYVKEVFYKIVNVDKDSVLPRHIIRMHNFFKVSYKAMLKRLIQLDLCSPDKYEELLEICSLENAEQLQALTRREGYSIDLITPSRVTYVPKEYIEFIKTNYERGNISYKNMKYCFEFIGLTPEQFGYEYPKEEDF